The Anoplopoma fimbria isolate UVic2021 breed Golden Eagle Sablefish chromosome 5, Afim_UVic_2022, whole genome shotgun sequence genome contains a region encoding:
- the LOC129091759 gene encoding NADPH oxidase organizer 1-like, whose protein sequence is MAVDQRFIISARIIGAVHRDTPKLKMFMISVLWSDETEVIVYRSFKDFKKFHRQLKKRFPHLNPFRKNDRVIPKFTGQVRRNSLQKKGSKRSVQRMKFLESYCDKLLKCDQTVTQSSEVAQFFMPKDHDLQPDFTKNSIMILLPDGSGGGGGDVTRQHAGSITHPFVTQTYRCVAAYETKDTKNRPFKVAVDEKLDVLIKDPAGWWLVENEDKLLAWFPAPYLELCEGEDDDDNAGFQLAGALYCAVRSYSTKKDDEVSVSIGSVVEVLRKSDNGWWLIRFNGKAGYIPSMNLQPYNNPRAGLYSLQKKLHSSTLNLATSREPQAPRPSGINEENSPQRDSAGQSRGEPSLPGRLHKRIIKSNSQSFSLTSFGVSDSGISIPDLSLYDHRGSNTSSDSSGSLSSKGGETASVAPRMPPRPKTEEILTRCTTMTRKAALATKTRLQIQPEYIHSR, encoded by the exons ATGGCCGTTGATCAACGCTTCATAATCAGTGCCCGCATTATCGGAGCCGTCCACAGGGACACACCAAAACTGAAG atgTTCATGATATCTGTGTTGTGGTCTGACGAGACTGAAGTTATTGTCTACAGGTCCTTCAAGGATTTCAAGAAATTTCAT AGGCAGCTGAAAAAGAGGTTCCCTCACCTGAACCCTTTCAGGAAAAACGACAGAGTGATTCCAAAATTTACAG ggCAGGTCAGGAGGAACAGTCTCCAGAAGAAAGGATCCAAGCGATCTGTCCAACGGATGAAGTTCCTGGAGAGCTACTGTGACAAGCTGTTGAAGTGCGACCAAACTGTGACTCAGAGCTCAGAGGTGGCTCAGTTCTTTATGCCCAAAGACCATGACCTGCAGCCAGACTTCACCAAGAACAG caTCATGATCCTGCTGCCTGATGGctcaggtggaggagggggtgatGTGACTCGCCAGCATGCAGGCAGCATCACTCACCCGTTTGTCACCCAGACTTACCGCTGCGTGGCCGCTTACGAGACAAAGGATACCAAGAACCGTCCGTTTAAGGTCGCTGTGGACGAGAAGCTGGATGTCCTGATCAAAGACCCTGCAG GTTGGTGGCTGGTGGAGAATGAAGATAAGCTTTTGGCTTGGTTTCCGGCTCCCTACCTGGAGTTATGtgaaggagaggatgatgatgataatgctGGTTTCCAGCTAGCAG GTGCCCTGTACTGTGCCGTGAGGAGTTACTCTACTAAGAAGGATGACGAGGTGTCTGTGTCCATTGGCTCTGTGGTGGAGGTGCTGAGGAAGTCTGACAACGGCTGGTGGCTCATCAGGTTCAATGGAAAGGCAGGTTACATCCCCTCCATGAACCTGCAACCATACAACAACCCACGGGCAGGCCTTTACAGCCTGCAGAAAAAGCTGCACAGCTCCACTCTGAACCTGGCAACCAGCAGGGAACCTCAGGCTCCTCGTCCATCCGGCATCAACGAAGAAAATAGTCCACAACGGGATTCTGCAGGTCAGTCCAGAGGAGAGCCCAGTCTGCCAGGGCGTCTCCACAAG CGAATCATCAAGTCCAACAGTCAGTCCTTCAGCCTCACCTCATTTGGTGTCAGTGACAGTGGGATCAGCATTCCTGATCTCAGCCTCTACGACCACCGAGGCTCCAACACTAGCTCTGACAGCTCTGGATCTTTAAGCTCCAAAGGAGGTGAGACGGCTTCAGTGGCTCCCAGGATGCCACCCAGACCAAAAACAGAGGAGATCCTGACCCGCTGTACCACCATGACCCGCAAGGCAGCCCTGGCTACGAAGACCCGGCTTCAGATTCAGCCAGAGTACATCCACAGCCGCTAG
- the LOC129091760 gene encoding mitochondrial import receptor subunit TOM6 homolog, with translation MFAAFYIRFTERRRSLTCRFATDRNDFRRNLLVNLGLFAAGVWVARNLSDFDLLSPQPVT, from the exons ATGTTTGCTGCGTTTTATATACGCTTCACAGAACGGAGGAGGAGTCTGA CTTGTCGGTTTGCAACAGACAGAAACGACTTCAGGAGGAATCTACTGGTCAACCTGGGCTTGTTTGCAGCTGGTGTTTGGGTTGCAAGAAATCTCTCAGATTTTGACCTGCTGTCTCCTCAGCCCGTGACATAA